One window from the genome of Pseudanabaena yagii GIHE-NHR1 encodes:
- a CDS encoding serine/threonine protein kinase, translated as MRLCINPNCNNQNQDIVELCQQCGSELLIDRTYVVKRLLSDKSGFGTIYEVEDPKQHPKVLKILKPEFNDQPKTISLFEQEAFLLGRIESKGLPKIDAYIHHYLPDQKMLYGIVMEKIEGSNLYEWIHSHKPLSEKMAIGWMRQIVRVLQIVHQNGYFHRDIKPSNIMLRPSGQLALIDFGTAREATFTYLAKIGGVGGVTQISSAGYTASEQERGFAIPQSDFYSLGMTFIHLVTGTYPLDMHDPMTDIYHWRKLAPQISDDFAQLLERLIAKRPVDRPPDCAAILHSLDELDRHAKELQTEHQLQAKRQIQQAEKNRQRIWLGLAIALIGLVGYAIAIARRIIPSPIPLPPSIVQPK; from the coding sequence ATGCGACTTTGCATCAATCCCAATTGCAATAACCAAAATCAAGACATTGTAGAGCTTTGTCAACAATGTGGCTCAGAGTTACTGATTGATCGCACCTATGTCGTAAAGCGGTTGCTCAGTGACAAAAGTGGGTTTGGCACGATTTATGAAGTAGAAGATCCCAAACAACATCCTAAGGTACTCAAAATCCTTAAACCTGAGTTTAACGATCAACCAAAAACGATCTCACTCTTTGAACAAGAAGCTTTTTTGTTAGGCAGAATTGAATCCAAGGGATTACCCAAAATTGACGCTTATATCCATCATTATTTACCTGATCAAAAAATGCTCTATGGCATTGTCATGGAAAAGATTGAAGGGAGCAATCTGTATGAATGGATACATAGCCATAAGCCACTCTCCGAAAAAATGGCAATTGGTTGGATGCGGCAAATTGTGCGCGTATTGCAAATCGTGCATCAAAATGGATATTTCCATCGCGATATCAAACCTTCCAATATCATGCTCAGACCATCAGGTCAACTTGCTCTAATTGACTTTGGTACAGCAAGGGAAGCAACTTTTACATATTTAGCCAAGATTGGTGGTGTTGGGGGCGTGACCCAAATCTCTTCTGCGGGTTACACCGCTTCAGAACAGGAACGAGGCTTTGCGATTCCCCAATCTGATTTCTATTCATTAGGGATGACATTTATCCATTTAGTGACAGGTACTTATCCCCTTGATATGCATGATCCCATGACAGATATTTACCATTGGCGCAAATTGGCTCCTCAAATCTCCGATGATTTTGCACAGCTACTAGAACGACTGATCGCCAAAAGACCAGTTGATCGGCCACCTGACTGCGCGGCAATTTTACATAGTCTCGATGAACTCGATCGCCATGCCAAAGAACTACAAACTGAGCATCAACTCCAAGCAAAACGCCAGATCCAGCAAGCAGAAAAGAATCGTCAGCGTATCTGGCTCGGCTTAGCGATCGCCTTAATCGGATTGGTTGGTTATGCGATCGCTATTGCTAGGCGAATTATTCCTTCACCAATTCCATTGCCACCATCCATCGTGCAGCCTAAATAA
- a CDS encoding tetratricopeptide repeat protein, with amino-acid sequence MRSIFAIFLTLFLFFHPAAIAPVQAQLNITEAESNQLDDLVKKAFAATDAGEFPKAEWYWTDLIKLYPNNAAGWSNRGNSKMSQNRPQEALEDYNKSVELAPDFPDPYLNRGAALESLGKWEEAIADYDRVLKIDPQDAAAYNNRGNAKAGLGKWQEAIADYQKAMQVNSRFSTAFGNNAIALYEVGAQTGDTDTAIKAMKTILRKYPNFTDVRAALTAALWADKKQGEAESNWVSVENLDPRYRDINWVKNIRRWPPSLVDALEKFLTLK; translated from the coding sequence ATGCGTTCGATATTTGCAATTTTTCTTACTTTATTTTTATTTTTTCATCCCGCAGCGATCGCACCAGTACAGGCGCAACTGAATATTACCGAAGCAGAATCTAATCAACTGGATGACCTTGTTAAAAAAGCTTTTGCTGCCACGGATGCAGGTGAATTTCCCAAGGCTGAATGGTATTGGACGGATTTAATCAAACTCTATCCTAATAATGCCGCAGGTTGGAGCAATCGTGGAAACTCGAAAATGAGCCAAAATCGACCACAGGAAGCGCTCGAAGATTACAACAAATCCGTAGAGCTTGCACCAGATTTTCCCGATCCTTACCTCAATCGTGGGGCAGCTTTAGAAAGTTTGGGCAAATGGGAGGAGGCGATCGCCGATTATGATCGTGTGCTTAAGATCGATCCCCAAGATGCGGCTGCCTACAACAATCGTGGCAATGCTAAGGCTGGTTTAGGTAAATGGCAAGAGGCGATCGCTGATTATCAAAAAGCGATGCAGGTTAATTCGCGATTTAGTACTGCCTTTGGTAATAATGCGATCGCGTTGTACGAGGTCGGCGCTCAAACTGGCGATACCGATACCGCAATCAAGGCAATGAAAACGATCCTCCGCAAATATCCTAATTTCACCGATGTGCGGGCGGCTCTCACTGCGGCTCTCTGGGCTGATAAGAAACAGGGCGAAGCAGAAAGTAATTGGGTATCTGTAGAAAATCTTGATCCACGCTACCGAGATATTAATTGGGTTAAAAATATTCGTCGCTGGCCCCCATCCCTAGTTGATGCCCTCGAAAAATTTCTCACCTTAAAATAA
- a CDS encoding MASE1 domain-containing protein gives MQGSWLLQRGIFRFAILNLLVAIAYAIGVQLSHQFATLPGTVASVWFPSGITLALVFRLGWRVSIGIICGSTFAIIFGLLQIDPPLSLFHISLILVACACGNVFQPLIATYIIKRFSHHKNIFSHVKTVVLYIGAAVVSPMISATFGIASLCISGVITWEGFGISWLTWWLASAMPHLIFTPTLLLWKDFRQTYQQKNLAEIVGVLGLFLLISWIAFIQSYPLAYMLLPVLIWTAFRFGKFTSSLLVSLISLIAILSTSQGYGLYVKNSPNDSLLILQSFMAVFSLTSLILSAILDERTVAQLSLKQAMESLEVQVTERTAELELSKAQLSAFFNSAPVGMGIVDHQLRYIRVNQVLAEINGKSVEEHLNRTVQEVLGDFNPIIEKYFQKVLKTGEPLLNQENTSNVLSKNGIEQTWLSSYFPIFNVEHIPFSVGFVVIDISDRKKAEADMKYAESILRKANLELEKLVNIDGLTQVANRRCFDERLVLEWERLSREQQPLSLLLFDIDYFKLYNDYYGHQMGDDCLTNIAQTVKKTLCRPADLVARYGGEEFAIILPNTDINGAATVAEQIRVAIINLAIAHQKSGIKELAIVTISLGVARLFPNSMQEPSLLVKQADIALYRAKQQGRNRSIVFVE, from the coding sequence ATGCAAGGCAGTTGGCTATTACAGAGAGGGATTTTTAGATTTGCCATTCTCAACCTGTTAGTAGCTATTGCCTATGCGATCGGGGTACAACTCAGTCATCAATTTGCCACTTTACCTGGTACTGTTGCCTCTGTTTGGTTTCCCTCAGGAATTACCTTAGCGCTAGTTTTTCGGCTAGGTTGGCGGGTATCTATAGGAATTATTTGCGGATCGACCTTCGCTATAATCTTCGGTCTATTGCAGATAGACCCACCCTTATCACTGTTTCATATTTCATTAATTCTGGTAGCCTGCGCTTGTGGCAACGTTTTTCAGCCATTAATAGCCACCTACATAATCAAGAGATTTTCACACCATAAAAATATTTTTAGCCATGTCAAAACTGTAGTTTTGTATATTGGCGCAGCCGTTGTATCACCGATGATTTCTGCAACATTTGGCATTGCCAGTCTATGTATCAGTGGGGTAATTACATGGGAAGGTTTCGGAATTAGTTGGTTGACTTGGTGGCTCGCGAGTGCAATGCCACACTTGATTTTTACACCCACATTATTACTCTGGAAAGATTTTCGTCAAACCTATCAACAGAAAAATTTAGCAGAAATAGTTGGAGTTCTCGGGCTATTCTTGTTAATTAGTTGGATTGCCTTTATCCAGAGCTATCCATTAGCCTATATGCTGCTGCCAGTATTGATTTGGACAGCCTTTCGTTTTGGTAAATTCACCTCCAGTTTATTAGTGAGCTTGATTTCCCTAATTGCAATTCTGTCAACATCGCAGGGATATGGGCTATATGTTAAAAATTCTCCTAATGATTCACTGCTAATTTTGCAATCCTTTATGGCAGTGTTTTCTTTAACATCTCTGATTCTCTCGGCGATTCTCGATGAGCGCACTGTAGCCCAATTATCGCTCAAGCAGGCGATGGAAAGTCTGGAAGTGCAAGTAACCGAGAGAACCGCAGAACTGGAATTGAGTAAGGCTCAACTTAGTGCTTTTTTTAATTCTGCGCCCGTAGGAATGGGAATTGTCGATCACCAGCTACGGTATATAAGAGTAAATCAAGTACTAGCAGAGATTAATGGAAAGTCCGTTGAGGAGCACTTAAATCGCACTGTTCAGGAAGTATTGGGTGACTTCAACCCCATTATTGAAAAATACTTTCAGAAAGTTTTAAAAACAGGAGAACCATTACTAAATCAAGAAAATACAAGTAATGTACTAAGTAAAAATGGTATTGAGCAGACTTGGCTATCTTCATATTTCCCGATCTTCAATGTCGAGCATATTCCCTTTAGTGTGGGGTTTGTGGTGATTGATATTAGCGATCGCAAAAAAGCCGAGGCGGATATGAAGTATGCCGAATCAATTCTCAGAAAGGCAAATTTGGAACTAGAGAAACTGGTGAATATCGATGGCTTGACCCAAGTTGCTAATCGTCGCTGCTTTGATGAGCGCCTTGTGCTTGAATGGGAACGCCTATCTAGAGAGCAACAGCCATTATCGTTATTATTATTTGATATTGACTATTTCAAACTTTATAACGATTACTATGGACATCAAATGGGTGATGATTGCTTAACAAACATTGCCCAGACTGTGAAAAAAACTCTCTGTCGTCCTGCCGATCTTGTAGCTCGTTATGGAGGTGAAGAATTTGCAATCATTTTGCCGAATACTGATATTAATGGTGCAGCTACTGTGGCGGAGCAGATTCGGGTAGCCATTATTAACTTAGCGATCGCTCACCAAAAGTCGGGGATCAAAGAGCTAGCAATCGTCACGATCAGTCTCGGAGTAGCGAGACTCTTTCCCAATTCCATGCAAGAGCCATCGCTCCTCGTCAAGCAAGCAGATATCGCACTCTATCGCGCTAAGCAACAGGGACGAAATCGATCTATAGTTTTTGTGGAATAA
- a CDS encoding tetratricopeptide repeat protein, with the protein MIKTAITKIALVGAFPLMCSLAPALDTIALAQKLPNPTSRVIPLIAQGDPNTPIKLVEQANSFREQNQLDRALALYRQAIATSPEFVPAYYGLGVTLRQKGDIQGAIDAHRQAITIDKNYTPAYYGLGIALYQKGDTNGAIEAYNQFIQLSKADTNLAPVYYNLGLAHERRNNIEGAIAAFRKAIEFDPKYALAHNGLGTVLRRQGNRQEAIAAYRRAIELAPQYAVAHFALGISLYEERDYIGSIESYKRVIALDPNFPNVYYNLGLTYNQLGDQQNTILTFRKAIEQDPRNADIYAALGSALLREDNIPEAAEAFRRSTEINPKVASNFNGLGLALRRQGDFDGAIAAYEKSIAINPSYAAAYNNLGRVLSDQNRNVEAVNAFRRAITLDPRNAVAYSNLGNLLRAQGDSDEAINAFQKTIEIGKEDLWVDYTSLGLAYADRGRLGDAQNAYFKALSLNPKFAKAHFGLGALYTLKGEVSNAIRSYQEALKLYEENRDAEWIKRTRQAIQALQGIT; encoded by the coding sequence ATGATCAAAACCGCAATTACGAAGATCGCACTAGTAGGGGCTTTCCCGCTAATGTGTAGCCTCGCTCCTGCTCTTGACACGATCGCCTTAGCCCAAAAGTTGCCAAATCCTACGAGTCGGGTTATCCCCCTAATTGCTCAGGGAGACCCCAATACACCGATTAAGTTAGTAGAACAGGCAAATTCTTTCAGGGAGCAAAATCAACTGGATCGGGCTTTAGCTTTGTATCGCCAAGCGATCGCGACGAGTCCCGAATTTGTACCCGCTTACTATGGCTTGGGGGTGACTTTACGTCAAAAAGGCGACATTCAAGGCGCGATCGATGCTCATCGCCAAGCAATTACAATCGATAAAAACTATACGCCTGCCTATTACGGACTAGGGATTGCGCTGTATCAGAAAGGGGATACGAATGGCGCGATCGAGGCATATAACCAATTTATTCAACTCAGTAAAGCGGATACCAATCTGGCTCCTGTATATTATAATTTGGGGCTTGCCCATGAGAGGCGCAATAATATTGAGGGGGCGATCGCTGCTTTTCGCAAAGCAATTGAATTTGATCCGAAATATGCCCTTGCCCATAACGGCTTAGGTACGGTGCTGCGACGGCAAGGCAATCGCCAAGAAGCGATCGCGGCTTATCGTCGTGCGATTGAGCTTGCCCCACAGTATGCAGTTGCCCATTTTGCGTTGGGGATTTCTCTATATGAAGAACGGGACTACATAGGCTCAATTGAATCCTATAAGCGAGTAATTGCGCTCGATCCTAATTTTCCGAATGTTTATTACAATCTCGGACTAACCTATAACCAATTAGGCGATCAGCAAAATACAATTTTGACTTTTCGCAAAGCGATCGAGCAAGATCCGCGTAATGCCGATATTTATGCCGCATTAGGTAGTGCACTGTTACGTGAGGATAATATTCCTGAGGCTGCCGAAGCCTTCAGACGTAGTACAGAAATTAATCCTAAGGTAGCAAGTAACTTTAATGGTTTAGGTTTAGCGCTCCGTCGCCAAGGTGATTTCGATGGCGCGATCGCTGCCTATGAGAAATCGATCGCTATTAACCCTAGTTATGCGGCTGCCTATAATAATCTTGGGCGTGTTCTATCTGATCAAAATCGTAATGTTGAGGCAGTTAACGCATTTCGTCGAGCGATCACCCTAGATCCTAGAAATGCAGTTGCCTATAGCAATCTGGGGAATCTCTTACGTGCTCAGGGAGATAGTGATGAAGCGATCAATGCTTTCCAAAAAACCATTGAGATTGGCAAAGAAGATCTTTGGGTGGACTACACCAGTTTAGGGCTTGCCTATGCCGATCGCGGTAGACTTGGTGACGCACAAAACGCCTATTTCAAAGCGCTATCTCTTAACCCTAAGTTTGCTAAGGCGCATTTTGGCTTAGGTGCTTTATATACCCTCAAAGGTGAGGTGAGTAACGCGATTCGCTCTTACCAAGAAGCGCTCAAGCTCTACGAAGAAAATCGTGATGCTGAGTGGATTAAACGCACAAGACAAGCAATCCAAGCCTTACAAGGAATTACATAA
- the fabG gene encoding 3-oxoacyl-[acyl-carrier-protein] reductase has translation MGFLEGQVAIVTGASRGIGRAIAVALAGEGAKVIVNYASSVSAAEEVVAEIKSKGGEAIALHADVSHEAQVDSLVKSAIDTWGRVDVLVNNAGITRDTLLLRMKLEDWQSVIDLNLTGVFLATRAVSKIMLKQKSGRIINIASVAGQMGNPGQGNYSAAKAGVIGFTKTVAKEMASRGVTVNAVAPGFIATDMTADLKNTEEILKFIPLGRYGQPEEIAGMVRFLAADPAAAYITGQVFNVDGGMVMA, from the coding sequence ATGGGATTTTTAGAAGGTCAGGTAGCGATCGTCACGGGTGCATCGAGAGGGATTGGACGGGCGATCGCCGTAGCACTCGCAGGTGAAGGTGCAAAGGTAATTGTGAACTACGCCAGTTCGGTCAGTGCTGCCGAAGAAGTAGTTGCGGAAATCAAGAGCAAAGGTGGTGAGGCGATCGCTCTCCATGCCGATGTGTCCCACGAGGCACAGGTTGATAGCTTGGTAAAATCAGCGATCGATACTTGGGGACGTGTGGATGTATTGGTCAATAATGCTGGCATTACTCGCGATACACTCCTGCTGCGAATGAAGCTAGAGGATTGGCAATCGGTGATCGACCTCAACCTGACGGGCGTATTCCTCGCTACTCGTGCTGTATCCAAAATTATGCTCAAGCAAAAGTCAGGACGGATTATTAATATTGCCTCCGTTGCAGGACAGATGGGTAATCCTGGTCAGGGTAATTACAGCGCGGCTAAAGCTGGCGTAATTGGCTTTACCAAAACCGTTGCCAAGGAAATGGCAAGTCGTGGCGTTACCGTCAATGCGGTTGCTCCCGGATTTATTGCTACTGATATGACCGCAGATTTAAAGAATACTGAAGAAATTCTTAAATTTATTCCCCTCGGTCGCTATGGTCAGCCTGAAGAAATTGCAGGGATGGTGAGATTTCTCGCTGCTGATCCTGCGGCAGCTTACATCACTGGTCAGGTATTTAATGTCGATGGTGGCATGGTCATGGCTTAG
- the galT gene encoding galactose-1-phosphate uridylyltransferase: MSHLRQNVITKDWVIFATERAKRPHEFARSQEDTPPELPSYKHSCPFCQGNENATEPEYLRIEDDRGWRVRIIPNKYPALSPIGERIRHSEGIHRSITGVGYHEVLIEHPDHNATLALMELDDVINVFRAYRQRYRVISHDQRIESIIIFKNHGEGAGTSLEHPHSQITATPVVPSQIRYRLIEATNYFDDIGECLFCHTLRDELNAKERIVLETEHFVTFMPYAALSPFHMWVFPRRHSSCFSEITDPELADLAYNLKTVLAKLFYGLNNPAYNYTIRSMPTDEKQSDYFHWYLAIVPRVSKAAGFELGSGMYINTAMPEDSASFLREIEIPKF, translated from the coding sequence ATGTCTCACCTTCGTCAAAACGTGATTACTAAGGATTGGGTGATCTTTGCTACTGAGCGGGCAAAGCGTCCCCATGAGTTTGCGCGATCGCAGGAAGACACACCGCCCGAATTACCCAGTTATAAGCATAGCTGTCCTTTTTGTCAGGGCAATGAAAATGCTACGGAACCTGAATACTTACGCATAGAAGATGATCGCGGCTGGCGCGTGAGGATTATTCCCAATAAATATCCTGCACTATCACCAATTGGGGAACGTATTCGTCATAGTGAAGGGATTCATCGATCCATTACAGGTGTGGGCTATCACGAGGTGTTGATCGAGCATCCCGATCATAATGCGACGCTTGCTCTGATGGAACTCGATGATGTGATAAATGTTTTCCGAGCCTATCGTCAGCGCTATAGAGTGATTAGCCATGACCAACGCATCGAGAGTATCATTATCTTTAAAAATCATGGCGAGGGAGCAGGTACTTCCCTAGAGCATCCCCATTCCCAAATCACGGCAACGCCTGTTGTTCCTTCCCAAATTCGTTATCGCTTAATTGAGGCAACTAATTATTTCGATGATATCGGCGAGTGTTTATTTTGCCATACCCTCCGTGATGAACTCAATGCTAAGGAACGCATTGTTTTAGAAACTGAGCATTTTGTAACATTCATGCCCTATGCGGCTTTGTCCCCTTTCCATATGTGGGTATTTCCGCGTCGGCATAGCTCCTGCTTTAGTGAGATTACCGATCCTGAGTTAGCAGATCTTGCCTACAATCTCAAAACGGTGCTTGCCAAGCTATTCTATGGACTTAATAATCCTGCTTACAATTACACTATTCGCTCGATGCCTACCGATGAAAAACAATCGGATTACTTCCATTGGTATTTAGCGATCGTGCCGCGTGTCTCTAAGGCAGCAGGTTTCGAGTTAGGGAGCGGTATGTATATCAATACAGCGATGCCTGAGGATAGTGCGAGTTTTTTGCGCGAGATCGAGATTCCTAAGTTTTAA
- a CDS encoding S1C family serine protease: MLAGTVRSLLPSDLASQELCRQPTMKTTAIALSLVSAILVSIPSFSKASLAATPKDFDPEEKITMEVYRSSNPAVVTIKTTTSTGSGSIITPEGLVITNEHVIREAKNGNVKIINTDGKTYDGQVLTIDRKNDLALVRIISSDRFSALSFADQGSILVGQKVFAIGSPFGLSGTLTTGILSRVASNGDLQTDARLNPGNSGGPLLNSHGEIIGVNKSILSPDGRSNTGIGFATSAPIAKEFITRSAAFIPTNRNSIATLPNPQSTITSSISPQTAITSPATPTTERHLLGVVLTNSLTIYEVRPNSLASRMGLQKGDRLVSLNGTPISDAKQIINYLSQRPSEALLTVARNTGITNYQIKF; encoded by the coding sequence ATGCTGGCTGGAACTGTGCGATCGCTCCTCCCGTCAGATTTGGCATCACAGGAATTATGCAGACAGCCAACCATGAAAACTACCGCGATCGCCTTAAGCCTTGTATCCGCCATACTAGTTAGCATTCCTAGTTTTAGTAAGGCATCTCTTGCTGCTACTCCTAAGGACTTTGATCCCGAAGAAAAAATTACGATGGAAGTCTATCGTTCATCAAATCCTGCGGTAGTAACGATTAAAACAACAACTAGCACTGGCTCAGGTAGCATCATTACCCCTGAAGGCTTAGTAATTACTAACGAACATGTCATTCGCGAAGCCAAAAATGGCAATGTCAAAATCATTAATACCGATGGCAAAACCTACGATGGACAGGTTTTGACCATAGATCGAAAAAATGATTTAGCACTGGTTAGGATTATCAGTAGCGATCGCTTCTCAGCATTGTCATTTGCCGATCAAGGTAGCATTCTGGTCGGACAAAAAGTATTTGCGATCGGTAGTCCCTTTGGTTTGTCGGGAACCCTCACTACAGGCATTCTCAGCCGTGTCGCATCTAATGGCGATCTCCAAACCGATGCCAGACTAAACCCCGGCAATTCGGGAGGTCCTTTGCTCAACTCCCATGGCGAAATTATTGGCGTGAACAAATCTATTCTTAGTCCCGATGGGCGATCGAATACAGGCATTGGCTTTGCTACTAGTGCCCCCATTGCTAAGGAATTCATCACCCGCAGTGCTGCCTTCATCCCCACGAATAGAAATTCTATTGCGACTCTTCCTAATCCTCAATCAACGATTACATCTTCAATCTCTCCTCAAACTGCTATTACATCACCAGCAACTCCCACAACAGAAAGACATTTGCTAGGAGTGGTGCTGACCAATAGCCTCACCATTTACGAAGTACGCCCCAATTCTCTTGCGAGTCGGATGGGTTTACAAAAAGGCGATCGCCTTGTGAGTTTAAATGGCACACCAATTAGTGATGCCAAGCAAATCATCAATTACCTCTCTCAGCGACCATCCGAAGCATTATTGACCGTAGCTAGAAATACAGGAATTACTAATTATCAAATTAAGTTTTAA
- a CDS encoding Tab2/Atab2 family RNA-binding protein yields the protein MSKIWELDFYSRPVLDANNKKVWELLICDRDRQFEWVRECPSNEVNSEWLAKQLTECVETTGQTPIKIRFFRPSMTNIIIRGCTLAGITGQASRRVFTMSSWLAERMASIYPNREGFQAVDPNPLPLKVLAAQDPKPIPDALMGESWILVSLKAGDFAEANEWSMDFSELLDISQLDPETIVSGIIIISSRATALAAWMSGVDPVFIKFERLLGERTQMQLEASADARWVLANLQAPKDKNAIAQGATFEQSKQNSQGFHFLAVQNKPEEEHFAGFWMLKEVI from the coding sequence ATGTCGAAAATTTGGGAGTTAGATTTTTATTCCCGTCCTGTACTGGATGCTAATAATAAAAAGGTTTGGGAATTGCTGATCTGCGATCGCGATCGTCAGTTTGAATGGGTACGTGAATGTCCATCCAATGAAGTTAACTCCGAATGGTTAGCCAAACAACTTACAGAATGTGTGGAAACAACGGGACAGACTCCGATTAAAATCCGTTTCTTCCGTCCAAGCATGACCAACATCATTATTCGGGGTTGTACACTCGCAGGCATCACAGGACAAGCCTCACGGCGCGTCTTTACGATGTCCTCATGGCTCGCCGAGAGAATGGCAAGCATTTATCCTAACCGTGAGGGTTTTCAGGCAGTTGATCCCAACCCCTTGCCCCTAAAAGTATTAGCAGCTCAAGATCCCAAGCCCATCCCCGATGCCCTGATGGGTGAGAGTTGGATTTTAGTATCTCTTAAGGCAGGAGACTTTGCCGAAGCAAACGAATGGTCGATGGACTTTAGTGAACTCCTCGATATTAGCCAGCTCGATCCCGAAACCATTGTCTCAGGGATTATCATCATCTCCTCAAGAGCAACGGCTTTGGCAGCTTGGATGTCGGGGGTTGATCCCGTGTTTATCAAGTTTGAGCGCTTACTAGGCGAGCGCACCCAAATGCAGTTAGAAGCTAGTGCTGATGCGCGATGGGTATTAGCAAATTTACAAGCCCCAAAGGATAAAAATGCGATCGCTCAAGGCGCAACTTTTGAACAATCCAAACAAAACTCTCAAGGATTTCATTTCTTAGCAGTGCAAAATAAACCTGAAGAAGAACATTTTGCGGGATTTTGGATGCTGAAAGAGGTGATTTAA
- a CDS encoding cupredoxin domain-containing protein — MRRTLKILLIGILGILCMVISPHLAIASQVSTTTKQASVDFTKQQAIAVNVSLSNAANELKFTPDRFTFNAGKRYKLILSNPSGMKHYFTSKDFADAVWTQNVVAGNVEIKGNVRELELKPNATAEWTFVPIKSGTYELHCAIAGHTEAGMRGSITIQPSV, encoded by the coding sequence ATGCGTCGCACCTTGAAAATTTTGCTAATTGGCATATTGGGGATTTTGTGTATGGTAATTAGTCCCCATCTTGCGATCGCCTCTCAAGTCAGCACAACTACCAAACAAGCCTCGGTTGATTTTACGAAGCAACAGGCGATCGCAGTTAATGTCAGTCTCAGTAATGCCGCTAACGAATTAAAATTTACGCCCGATCGCTTTACTTTTAACGCAGGCAAGCGTTACAAACTCATCCTCAGTAATCCTAGCGGCATGAAACATTATTTCACTAGCAAAGATTTTGCTGATGCGGTCTGGACGCAAAATGTCGTGGCTGGCAATGTGGAAATTAAGGGCAATGTCCGCGAATTAGAACTAAAGCCTAATGCCACTGCTGAATGGACTTTTGTGCCAATTAAATCAGGAACCTATGAACTGCATTGTGCGATCGCTGGTCACACCGAAGCAGGAATGCGTGGCAGCATCACGATTCAGCCAAGCGTTTAG
- a CDS encoding toxin-antitoxin system TumE family protein, protein MAAILIARAKEVRDDGSIIEVVIWEVPESIFPSKHRYKYRLYYGASGICRVRYDNERGKGDHRHYGDQEKDYNFSTLEQLLADFEQDVNEWSNL, encoded by the coding sequence ATGGCAGCTATTTTGATTGCAAGAGCTAAAGAAGTCCGCGACGATGGTTCGATAATCGAAGTTGTGATTTGGGAAGTTCCTGAATCTATATTCCCATCTAAGCATAGATACAAGTACCGACTTTACTATGGTGCTTCTGGCATATGCCGAGTTCGTTACGATAATGAGCGTGGAAAAGGAGACCACCGCCATTACGGAGATCAAGAGAAAGACTACAATTTCTCTACACTTGAACAACTTCTAGCCGATTTCGAGCAAGATGTGAACGAATGGAGTAACCTATGA
- a CDS encoding HVO_A0114 family putative DNA-binding protein, with amino-acid sequence MKAIIELSRNGSIFGAVKQQIANSQQGQSPDYHLSFESARALFSELTPARLDLLDTLSRIGSSSMYALAKTAERNYSNVHTDVSRLWELGLIERSEDGMVSVPFESIEIRFPLAHAA; translated from the coding sequence ATGAAGGCAATTATTGAATTAAGTCGTAATGGCTCCATCTTCGGGGCTGTTAAACAGCAAATTGCTAACTCTCAGCAAGGACAATCGCCTGACTACCATCTGAGTTTCGAGTCAGCTCGCGCTTTATTTTCCGAGTTGACACCAGCCCGCCTCGATTTACTCGATACACTTAGTCGTATTGGTTCTAGTAGCATGTATGCCCTTGCGAAAACTGCCGAACGTAACTACTCAAACGTTCATACTGATGTGTCACGTCTATGGGAACTGGGACTTATTGAAAGATCTGAAGACGGGATGGTTTCTGTACCCTTTGAATCAATCGAAATTCGTTTTCCTTTAGCACATGCTGCGTAG